A genomic window from Lutra lutra chromosome 17, mLutLut1.2, whole genome shotgun sequence includes:
- the LOC125088892 gene encoding myeloid cell surface antigen CD33-like isoform X5, producing MLLPLLLLLPLLWTGSLAQGLEFQLLVQETVKVQEGLCVSVPCRFSHSKMSWTESFPAFGYWFQEGASVYQHAPVATNNPGRKVQEETQGRFRLLGDPRAYDCSLDIRDAQRRDSGTYFFRVERGSSVRYNYLQNQLSVFVTALTQTPDIHIQGPLESGHPKNITCSVPWACEKGTPPTFSWIGVALPSWGSKAPHSPELTLNPRPQDHGTNLTCRVTFPGAGVSTEKTIQLNVSYAPQNLTVHTFRRNSTGSEAPKRVRLQVVTEPSSSRWCC from the exons ATGCTGTTGCCGTTGCTGCTGCTTCTACCCCTGCTCTGGACAG GGTCCCTGGCTCAGGGCTTGGAATTCCAGCTGCTGGTGCAGGAGACAGTGAAGGTGCAGGAGGGCCTGTGCGTCTCCGTGCCCTGCCGCTTCTCCCACTCCAAAATGTCCTGGACTGAGTCTTTCCCGGCGTTTGGCTACTGGTTCCAGGAAGGGGCCAGTGTATACCAGCATGCTCCGGTGGCCACAAACAACCCAGGTCGTAAAGTGCAGGAGGAGACCCAGGGCCGATTCCGCCTCCTCGGGGACCCCCGGGCCTACGACTGCTCCCTGGACATCAGAGATGCACAGAGAAGGGACTCGGGGACATACTTCTTTAGGGTGGAGAGAGGGTCTTCTGTGAGATATAATTACCTGCAGAATCAGCTCTCCGTGTTTGTGACGG ctCTGACACAGACACCTGACATCCACATTCAAGGGCCCCTAGAATCTGGCCACCCAAAGAACATTACCTGTAGCGTGCCATGGGCCTGTGAGAAGGGGACACCCCCCACCTTCTCCTGGATTGGAGTTGCCCTCCCCTCCTGGGGCTCCAAGGCTCCCCATTCCCCCGAGCTCACCCTCAACCCGAGGCCCCAGGACCACGGCACCAACCTCACCTGTCGAGTGACCTTCCCTGGAGCTGGTGTGAGCACGGAGAAAACCATCCAGCTCAATGTGTCCT ATGCTCCACAAAACCTGACCGTCCACACCTTCAGGAGAAACAGCACAG GTTCAGAGGCTCCAAAGAGAGTAAGGCTGCAAGTTGTAACTGAGCCCTCTTCCTCACGGTGGTGCTGCTGA
- the LOC125088892 gene encoding myeloid cell surface antigen CD33-like isoform X1, which translates to MLLPLLLLLPLLWTGSLAQGLEFQLLVQETVKVQEGLCVSVPCRFSHSKMSWTESFPAFGYWFQEGASVYQHAPVATNNPGRKVQEETQGRFRLLGDPRAYDCSLDIRDAQRRDSGTYFFRVERGSSVRYNYLQNQLSVFVTALTQTPDIHIQGPLESGHPKNITCSVPWACEKGTPPTFSWIGVALPSWGSKAPHSPELTLNPRPQDHGTNLTCRVTFPGAGVSTEKTIQLNVSYAPQNLTVHTFRRNSTGGRGPGAPRMSQRYLLFLSPNLWGHLASNPHPTQRGPHGGWLPFDLWPHLDLLHQVKSPDSGTPWVASLFLSSPKQALHRTGPLFQNGVSPNRFRGSKESKAASCN; encoded by the exons ATGCTGTTGCCGTTGCTGCTGCTTCTACCCCTGCTCTGGACAG GGTCCCTGGCTCAGGGCTTGGAATTCCAGCTGCTGGTGCAGGAGACAGTGAAGGTGCAGGAGGGCCTGTGCGTCTCCGTGCCCTGCCGCTTCTCCCACTCCAAAATGTCCTGGACTGAGTCTTTCCCGGCGTTTGGCTACTGGTTCCAGGAAGGGGCCAGTGTATACCAGCATGCTCCGGTGGCCACAAACAACCCAGGTCGTAAAGTGCAGGAGGAGACCCAGGGCCGATTCCGCCTCCTCGGGGACCCCCGGGCCTACGACTGCTCCCTGGACATCAGAGATGCACAGAGAAGGGACTCGGGGACATACTTCTTTAGGGTGGAGAGAGGGTCTTCTGTGAGATATAATTACCTGCAGAATCAGCTCTCCGTGTTTGTGACGG ctCTGACACAGACACCTGACATCCACATTCAAGGGCCCCTAGAATCTGGCCACCCAAAGAACATTACCTGTAGCGTGCCATGGGCCTGTGAGAAGGGGACACCCCCCACCTTCTCCTGGATTGGAGTTGCCCTCCCCTCCTGGGGCTCCAAGGCTCCCCATTCCCCCGAGCTCACCCTCAACCCGAGGCCCCAGGACCACGGCACCAACCTCACCTGTCGAGTGACCTTCCCTGGAGCTGGTGTGAGCACGGAGAAAACCATCCAGCTCAATGTGTCCT ATGCTCCACAAAACCTGACCGTCCACACCTTCAGGAGAAACAGCACAGGTGGGAGAGGCCCCGGGGCACCACGGATGTCTCAGAG GTATCTCCTGTTCCTGTCCCCAaatctctgggggcacctggcctCTAATCCTCACCCTACTCAGAGGGGCCCTCATGGGGGCTGGCTTCCTTTTGACCTATGGCCTCACCTGGATCTACTACACCAGGTGAAAAGCCCAGATTCTGGGACACCTTGGGTGGCTTCACTCTTCTTGTCCTCTCCAAAGCAAGCCCTCCACAGAACTGGCCCCTTATTTCAGAACGGTGTTTCCCCCAACAGGTTCAGAGGCTCCAAAGAGAGTAAGGCTGCAAGTTGTAACTGA
- the LOC125088892 gene encoding sialic acid-binding Ig-like lectin 14 isoform X3, with translation MLLPLLLLLPLLWTGSLAQGLEFQLLVQETVKVQEGLCVSVPCRFSHSKMSWTESFPAFGYWFQEGASVYQHAPVATNNPGRKVQEETQGRFRLLGDPRAYDCSLDIRDAQRRDSGTYFFRVERGSSVRYNYLQNQLSVFVTALTQTPDIHIQGPLESGHPKNITCSVPWACEKGTPPTFSWIGVALPSWGSKAPHSPELTLNPRPQDHGTNLTCRVTFPGAGVSTEKTIQLNVSYAPQNLTVHTFRRNSTGISCSCPQISGGTWPLILTLLRGALMGAGFLLTYGLTWIYYTRFRGSKESKAASCN, from the exons ATGCTGTTGCCGTTGCTGCTGCTTCTACCCCTGCTCTGGACAG GGTCCCTGGCTCAGGGCTTGGAATTCCAGCTGCTGGTGCAGGAGACAGTGAAGGTGCAGGAGGGCCTGTGCGTCTCCGTGCCCTGCCGCTTCTCCCACTCCAAAATGTCCTGGACTGAGTCTTTCCCGGCGTTTGGCTACTGGTTCCAGGAAGGGGCCAGTGTATACCAGCATGCTCCGGTGGCCACAAACAACCCAGGTCGTAAAGTGCAGGAGGAGACCCAGGGCCGATTCCGCCTCCTCGGGGACCCCCGGGCCTACGACTGCTCCCTGGACATCAGAGATGCACAGAGAAGGGACTCGGGGACATACTTCTTTAGGGTGGAGAGAGGGTCTTCTGTGAGATATAATTACCTGCAGAATCAGCTCTCCGTGTTTGTGACGG ctCTGACACAGACACCTGACATCCACATTCAAGGGCCCCTAGAATCTGGCCACCCAAAGAACATTACCTGTAGCGTGCCATGGGCCTGTGAGAAGGGGACACCCCCCACCTTCTCCTGGATTGGAGTTGCCCTCCCCTCCTGGGGCTCCAAGGCTCCCCATTCCCCCGAGCTCACCCTCAACCCGAGGCCCCAGGACCACGGCACCAACCTCACCTGTCGAGTGACCTTCCCTGGAGCTGGTGTGAGCACGGAGAAAACCATCCAGCTCAATGTGTCCT ATGCTCCACAAAACCTGACCGTCCACACCTTCAGGAGAAACAGCACAG GTATCTCCTGTTCCTGTCCCCAaatctctgggggcacctggcctCTAATCCTCACCCTACTCAGAGGGGCCCTCATGGGGGCTGGCTTCCTTTTGACCTATGGCCTCACCTGGATCTACTACACCAG GTTCAGAGGCTCCAAAGAGAGTAAGGCTGCAAGTTGTAACTGA
- the LOC125088892 gene encoding myeloid cell surface antigen CD33-like isoform X2, producing the protein MLLPLLLLLPLLWTGSLAQGLEFQLLVQETVKVQEGLCVSVPCRFSHSKMSWTESFPAFGYWFQEGASVYQHAPVATNNPGRKVQEETQGRFRLLGDPRAYDCSLDIRDAQRRDSGTYFFRVERGSSVRYNYLQNQLSVFVTALTQTPDIHIQGPLESGHPKNITCSVPWACEKGTPPTFSWIGVALPSWGSKAPHSPELTLNPRPQDHGTNLTCRVTFPGAGVSTEKTIQLNVSYAPQNLTVHTFRRNSTGGRGPGAPRMSQRYLLFLSPNLWGHLASNPHPTQRGPHGGWLPFDLWPHLDLLHQVQRLQRE; encoded by the exons ATGCTGTTGCCGTTGCTGCTGCTTCTACCCCTGCTCTGGACAG GGTCCCTGGCTCAGGGCTTGGAATTCCAGCTGCTGGTGCAGGAGACAGTGAAGGTGCAGGAGGGCCTGTGCGTCTCCGTGCCCTGCCGCTTCTCCCACTCCAAAATGTCCTGGACTGAGTCTTTCCCGGCGTTTGGCTACTGGTTCCAGGAAGGGGCCAGTGTATACCAGCATGCTCCGGTGGCCACAAACAACCCAGGTCGTAAAGTGCAGGAGGAGACCCAGGGCCGATTCCGCCTCCTCGGGGACCCCCGGGCCTACGACTGCTCCCTGGACATCAGAGATGCACAGAGAAGGGACTCGGGGACATACTTCTTTAGGGTGGAGAGAGGGTCTTCTGTGAGATATAATTACCTGCAGAATCAGCTCTCCGTGTTTGTGACGG ctCTGACACAGACACCTGACATCCACATTCAAGGGCCCCTAGAATCTGGCCACCCAAAGAACATTACCTGTAGCGTGCCATGGGCCTGTGAGAAGGGGACACCCCCCACCTTCTCCTGGATTGGAGTTGCCCTCCCCTCCTGGGGCTCCAAGGCTCCCCATTCCCCCGAGCTCACCCTCAACCCGAGGCCCCAGGACCACGGCACCAACCTCACCTGTCGAGTGACCTTCCCTGGAGCTGGTGTGAGCACGGAGAAAACCATCCAGCTCAATGTGTCCT ATGCTCCACAAAACCTGACCGTCCACACCTTCAGGAGAAACAGCACAGGTGGGAGAGGCCCCGGGGCACCACGGATGTCTCAGAG GTATCTCCTGTTCCTGTCCCCAaatctctgggggcacctggcctCTAATCCTCACCCTACTCAGAGGGGCCCTCATGGGGGCTGGCTTCCTTTTGACCTATGGCCTCACCTGGATCTACTACACCAG GTTCAGAGGCTCCAAAGAGAGTAA
- the LOC125088902 gene encoding uncharacterized protein LOC125088902 has translation MTQRASKISQMTLFLHLLGSSTPSGLRLLSPARSETPCIGTSLLSRLPFSVQHPTPPAQHNSARRCLSVCPRSGPVPPPLRPSHGSLWPSEERLGASPVCEPPRLSLQVVRPYVCPRPSSASHIKAHLLGRPLPGLDRPALAQRSIHLSWDHRVLLLFSTSPDGPSLLLACACNTCLRDSIFHGCAVSVEEQRKRRGSQPSPSGFLCPVVLETLVRTTTLQVQEGRSLHLVCDTGGNFPARLSWCWGSLTLSPSQPTNPRVLVLPQLVLGDGGEFPCQAQYLWSSYHVCANLAVQDEYTWDTCILR, from the coding sequence ATGACTCAGCGAGCTTCGAAAATATCTCAAATgactctcttcctccatctccttgGCAGCAGCACCCCCTCAGGCCTCCGCCTCCTCTCACCTGCGCGTAGTGAGACCCCCTGCATTGGGACCAGCCTCCTCTCCCGCCTGCCATTCTCTGTGCaacaccccacccctccagcccagCACAATTCAGCCCGCAGGTGTCTCTCTGTGTGCCCTAGATCTGGCCCTGTTCCTCCCCCGCTCAGACCCTCCCACGGTTCCCTGTGGCCTTCAGAGGAAAGGCTGGGAGCATCACCTGTGTGTGAACCTCCACGTCTCTCCCTGCAAGTGGTCAGACCCTACGTGTGTCCACGCCCCTCCTCAGCATCACACATCAAAGCCCACCTCTTGGGACGTCCTCTGCCAGGTCTAGACAGGCCAGCTCTTGCTCAGAGGTCCATCCACCTGTCCTGGGATCATCGggtgcttctccttttctccacctCACCAGATGGCCCTTCACTCTTACTTGCCTGTGCTTGTAACACTTGTTTGAGAGACTCTATTTTCCACGGCTGTGCTGTGTCtgtggaagagcagaggaagagaaggggctcTCAGCCCTCCCCTTCTGGCTTTCTCTGTCCCGTAGTCCTAGAGACCCTAGTCAGAACCACCACTCTTCAAGTTCAGGAGGGCCGGTCCCTGCATCTGGTCTGTGACACTGGTGGCAACTTCCCTGCCAGGCTGAGCTGGTGCTGGGGAAGCCTGACTCTGAGCCCCTCCCAGCCCacaaatcccagggtcctagtgCTGCCCCAGCTGGTCTTGGGTGATGGAGGAGAATTCCCCTGCCAGGCCCAATACTTGTGGAGCTCCTACCACGTTTGCGCGAACCTAGCTGTGCAGGATGAGTATACGTGGGACACCTGCATTCTGAGGTGA
- the LOC125088892 gene encoding myeloid cell surface antigen CD33-like isoform X4 — MLLPLLLLLPLLWTGSLAQGLEFQLLVQETVKVQEGLCVSVPCRFSHSKMSWTESFPAFGYWFQEGASVYQHAPVATNNPGRKVQEETQGRFRLLGDPRAYDCSLDIRDAQRRDSGTYFFRVERGSSVRYNYLQNQLSVFVTALTQTPDIHIQGPLESGHPKNITCSVPWACEKGTPPTFSWIGVALPSWGSKAPHSPELTLNPRPQDHGTNLTCRVTFPGAGVSTEKTIQLNVSYAPQNLTVHTFRRNSTGALDTGSCCWTLGLGLFSARPRE, encoded by the exons ATGCTGTTGCCGTTGCTGCTGCTTCTACCCCTGCTCTGGACAG GGTCCCTGGCTCAGGGCTTGGAATTCCAGCTGCTGGTGCAGGAGACAGTGAAGGTGCAGGAGGGCCTGTGCGTCTCCGTGCCCTGCCGCTTCTCCCACTCCAAAATGTCCTGGACTGAGTCTTTCCCGGCGTTTGGCTACTGGTTCCAGGAAGGGGCCAGTGTATACCAGCATGCTCCGGTGGCCACAAACAACCCAGGTCGTAAAGTGCAGGAGGAGACCCAGGGCCGATTCCGCCTCCTCGGGGACCCCCGGGCCTACGACTGCTCCCTGGACATCAGAGATGCACAGAGAAGGGACTCGGGGACATACTTCTTTAGGGTGGAGAGAGGGTCTTCTGTGAGATATAATTACCTGCAGAATCAGCTCTCCGTGTTTGTGACGG ctCTGACACAGACACCTGACATCCACATTCAAGGGCCCCTAGAATCTGGCCACCCAAAGAACATTACCTGTAGCGTGCCATGGGCCTGTGAGAAGGGGACACCCCCCACCTTCTCCTGGATTGGAGTTGCCCTCCCCTCCTGGGGCTCCAAGGCTCCCCATTCCCCCGAGCTCACCCTCAACCCGAGGCCCCAGGACCACGGCACCAACCTCACCTGTCGAGTGACCTTCCCTGGAGCTGGTGTGAGCACGGAGAAAACCATCCAGCTCAATGTGTCCT ATGCTCCACAAAACCTGACCGTCCACACCTTCAGGAGAAACAGCACAG GAGCCTTAGATACAGGTTCCTGTTGCTGGACACTGGGTCTCGGGCTGTTTTCTGCACGACCCCGTGAGTAA